In the Chaetodon trifascialis isolate fChaTrf1 chromosome 15, fChaTrf1.hap1, whole genome shotgun sequence genome, CATATCACAcacaattaaacacacacacacacacaaaatatatcacacacacacacacacacacacacacacaataacgcagacagacagaagaaaacagcgTCACGTATGTTACATGCGACACGTGTTTAAAGTGCAGAAGCTTCACACGTTAAACTcgttgtgttgttattgttgttgttgtcgccGAGCAGCAAACGTTCTGGGAACTTTAGTTTTTGGTTGTTGGAACGTTTCTTGAACGTTCCTTGACAACGTTCTCTagatgtaaaaacaacattatagtttgtttttaacataGAACCAACACAAGGCTTCGTTCTCTGTTGAGCTTCATGTTCCAAGCGTCCGTTGCTCTGCAGAACATTAAAGTGTGTTcagctgaagagcagcagctggttcTTCAGCGTTCAGCTCCACTGAGTCACGTTAAACTCCAGCATCTGAACCCCCGCGAAGGCTCGCCGACGCTCCACCGCGACGCTCCACCGCGACGCTCCACCGCGACCTGCAGTCTGCCTCCGCCACAAAAACCAGTCTGTGTGCGAGCGTCACCACCAGAATTCAGAGACTCAAAGAAAACCTGAAGAAGTCTGATCCgagctcacagcagcagaaataaaacacaaccaaacatCAACGGGAACAAAAAGGCGGAACAGAGACAGCGAGGACTGCCAGCGCTGAGAGCTCTGATTGGATAATCGAGAACAGGTGATTGTCAAAATGGCAGGAAGctgaacaatgacaggaagtaaaacataCAGGAATGCATGGAGGACAGTTACTGTCTCGTCCTTGATCATACCTGACTGCAGTAAAGGTCATTTATCACATAATTTGCAATCGGTGGGCCTCCAGCTTGATGGTACAatcagtcatttggcagacgctttaTTCCAAAgtgacatacatatgaattcacacaccggTGGtgcagcatcgggggcagtttgttttgctttttgtggactgccgaggccagggatcgaaccaccaacctcctgattggtggacgaccgCACTGCCCCAGCTGCTGCCCCAGCTGCATGTGGTGGTCCACCACCACAAAGAAAGTTGTGATGCATTTATGGTAAAACAGTTCCAAACCTAAACTACTGACATTTAGAGACACGGAGAACAAGTGTTTCGCAGGTTTGCCAGCCTAGAAGGTACTTTTTTGTCAGTAGAAGCTGTCAGGTGATGTAGTGCAGGTACATACCCaggtgaagacagagaagaaggagaagatgaTGGTGGCTCTGGCAGCATCGGCTCCTTCATTCAGAGGGTTGTCTTCTTCTTTAGAAACCtgccactgattggccagaaAACAGAAGCCCACGAACCAGACCACAgaccagagagctgcagagacacacgtTACACATGATTACGACACACAGTGGTAGGTAAAGATGACAGAACCAGGGCAGCGGACTCTCACCGGACACTCCGATGTCAGCCATGACGGCCTTTTTCCTGTCCTTCACACCAGTGATCTGAGGAAAGTAACTGTCCAGCGCCAGGAAACCggtgctgcagaggaagcacaGCGCTCCCATCGAGACAGCATAGTTGCAGGCATTCTGGTTGCGGTTGAAGATGCAGAACTCCTCAACTTCTTCGGGACGGTTAACGTAACCCTCGTTAGCGACGCAGCCAAGGATCACAATGGagaagagctgaaaacagagagcagaaagcagCTAGCTCAATGCTAACAGACACTTTCATTCTCAGTAGTAGAAGCTAGATGCTAACATGGAGCTGTAGAGTCTCAGGTGTCCACATTAGGACTCATGTAACATGTGCAGACAGTTTGCCATTTAACCCTTTAACAAGCAGCACTTTTTACACAGAAGCCTGAAAATGCAACAGTCCAAACGAAACGTTTCCTTTTCTTGTGATCAGAATTTCCTCTTtgaaatgtaataataaaaacactaaatgcATCAAAGAGGCACTAAACCAAACGCACGAAGATGATCATCAGgggtcttcttcttcttttacatTCAGTCTCTGTCTGGCATGAACTGCTGctcatcaataaataaatattcaaaaATATTTCAGTCATGTTGTTAATAAATGTACAGTTTTGACTTTAACTTTCATCTTTAAGTAGGAATCAGTGTTTCACACAAGCTGCTTGTAGATGATCCAGGTCTGTTCAGAAACAGGTCTGATCAGTGGACTAAAAACCAGAAGCACCTATACAATCTAAATAATAGAAATCAATACAGTTCAGCAAAATGATCAAACAGTTGAATCGACACAAACCAGAAATCATAGAAGGTTTTTTACAGGACTGTTTGAGCGAGCTGGTGTGACcaaagtgtgtgttcatgggtCGAGTTGTCCAATCAGAGCATTCAGTGTTCGACACTGAGGTTTTGTTTGAGGAGTCTTGTGTTGAGCCTCAGGAATGTTAACACCAGTCTcatgaccaacacacacacacacacacacacacacacacacacacacacacgcgcacacacacacacacgcatcgtgacacacgcgcacacgcacgcacacacacacacacacacacacacacgcacacacacacacacacgcacacacacacacacacgcacacacacacacacacacacacacacacacacgcacacacacacacacgcacacacagtaaccGACAGTAATTAACCTCAGCTTAAGTAAACCCCACCCTGAATCAACACACATTACACTGGTTACAATAACCAGCATGAAGTGAACCACAAACAGGACAAACGTACATTCATCCAACTAAACCCGATCCTGCACTAACACACATTAACCAACCTAAACAAACCACACATGAACTAACCTCAGCTAAACCAGAACTAACTCACAGGAGCCTCAAATCAAAGCAAACGAGCCGATGCTGAGCAGAAACTAACGTAAACTGATAGCCGCTGAGCGGAATGACCAAACAAACCAATAATTACTGGAAACCCACCTGAACCAACCAGGTAACCGAACACAGTGAGTCACTGGTTAGCAGTAGCTCAGCCAGCTATCATGTTAGCTCGGCAGCTAACTTTGCTAGTTGTCACCGAGACACTTGTGTGACCTAACCTAACCCTCACCTTTGTGACCTGTCAGGTGAGTCCAGCTTGAGGACGCAGCCCGTTTGTGACTGTTATCCATTTATTCACACCAGTATGACCCCTGAGGTGTGACATCATCATTACATCATCAGACTCACCCAGCAGAGGATCCTCACCACAGTCTGAGGCTGTCTGATGAAGGTCAGTGGGTCGAAGGCTCCGCCTGCCTTCCCTGCCCCGTATGCCTGGAAACCGTCCATCCAGACTGCTTCCTGCTCCCCACACCTGttcagaccagcacagaccaaCAAGGTCCAGTTCAGCCCAGCTCAGCCTACTTTaaccctccacctccagctccaaGCTCAATGCAGATGGATTCTACTCTGGCAAGTTGATCCCAGTCCAGTTAGGCCAGTTGATCAAGTGTGGTCCTTGTTGGTCCAGTTTGACCCAGTTTTGTCCAGTTTGGTCGGTTTTGATCCAGTTATTCCAGTTGGTTGGTCCTGGTTACTCTCTGTTCCTGTACTGGTCTGtgtgctctcttcttcttctgctgctgccgtTATAAACTGTAATCTGCTTTAAGCCTCCTCATCCCCACCGAGATGTTACAGGATTTACTTCACCCTGGAGTCGGTCTTACAGGCTGTGATCCGCCTCCAGCCAGCTCCACCAATCACATGCTTCTGCTGTTTCCTTTTTCCATCACGTTGATGGGGGTAGACGGAGGTGCTCCCTGAGAGGCTCCACTCAGGGTGGAAACCCTCCTGCATTCTTCTTCCCCTCcgtcttcacttcctgtctttaattcttcttctttgaacTCAAATCTGAGGGCATCAGATATAAACTGACCCTTCCTCAGTTTGACTCTTCCTCAGGATCGAAATCACTgaataaaatcagtgttttctctaGAAATGGATTTAATATTCTGAAGAGTTTCATGGTGTGAGACAAGATCAGATCTGATTGGCTACTAAAGCaatcacatgtgtgtgtgtgtgtgtgtgtgcgtgtgtgtgtgtgtgtgtgtgtgtgtgtgcgtgtatctgtgtgtgtgtgtatctctgtgtgtgtgtgtgtgtgtgtgtgtgagtgtgtgtgtgtgtatatgtgtgtgtgtatatgtgtgtgtatctgtgtgtgtgcgtgtgtgtgtctgtgtgtatatgtgtgtgtatctgtgtgtgtgtgtgtatctgtgtgtgtgtgtaggtgtgtgtaggtgtgtgtgtgtgtgtgtgtgtgtgtgtgtgcgtgtatctgtgtgtgtgtgtgtgtatctgtgtgtgtgtgtgtatctgtgtgtgtgtgtgtgtgtgtgtgtgtgtgtgtgtgtctgtgtgtgtgtgtgtgtatctgtgtgtgtgcgtgtgtgtgtgtatctgtgtgtgtgcgtgtgtgtgtctgtgtgtatgtgtgtgtatctgtgtgtgtgtgtgtatctgtgtgtgtgtgtgtgcgtgtatctgtgtgtgtgtgtatctccgtgtgtgtgtgtgtgagtgtgtgtgtgtgtatctgtgtgtgtgtatctgtgtgtgtatctgtgtgtgtgtgtgtatctgtgtgtgtgtatctgtgtgtgtgtgtatctgtgtgtgtgtgtgtgtgtgtgtatctgtgtgtgtgtgtgtgtatatgtgtgtgtatctgtgtgtgtgcgtgtgtgtgtctgtgtgtatatgtgtgtgtatctgtgtgtgtgtgtgtatctgtgtgtgtgtgtgtgcgtgtatctgtgtgtgtgtgtatctctgtgtgtgtgtgtgtgtgtgtgtgtgtgtatctgtgtgtgtgtgtatctgtgtgtgtgtgtgtatctgtgtgtgtgtgtatctgtgtgtgtgtgtgtgtgtatctgtgtgtgtgtgtgtatatgtgtgtgtatctgtgtgtgtgcgtgtgtgtgtctgtgtgtatatgtgtgtgtatctgtgtgtgtgcgtgtgtatgtgtgtgtatctgtgtgtgtgtgtgtgtgtgtgtgtgtgcgtgtatctgtgtgtgtgtgtatctctgtgtgtgtgtgtgtgtgagtgtgtgtgtgtgtatctgtgtgtgtgtgtatatgtgtgtgtatctgtgtgtgtgtgtgtatctgtgtgtgtgtgtaggtgtgtgtgtgtgtgtgtgtgcgtgtatctgtgtgtgtgtgtatctgtgtgtgtgtgtgtatctgtgtgtgtgtgtaggtgtgtgtgtgtgtgtgtgtgcgtgtatctgtgtgtgtgtgtatctgtgtgtatctgtgtgtgtgcgtgtatctgtgtgtgtgtgtaggtgtgtgtgtgtgtgtgtgtgtgcgtgcgtgtatctgtgtgtgtgtatctgtgtgtgtatctgtgtgtgtgtgtgtatctgtgtgtgtgtatctgtgtgtgtgtatctgtgtgtgtgtatctgtgtgtgtgtgtgtgtgtgtgtctgtgtgtgtgtgtatctgtgtgtgtgcgtgtgtgtgtctgtgtgtatatgtgtgtgtgcgtgtgtatgtgtgtgtatgtgtgtgtatctgtgtgtgtgtgtgtatctgtgtgtgtgtgtgtgtgtgtgtgtgtgtgtgcgtgtatctgtgtgtgtgtgtatctctgtgtgtgtgtgtgtgaatgtgtgtgtatctgtgtgtgtgtatctgtgtgtgtgtgtatctgtgtgtgtatctgtgtgtgtgtgtgtatctgtgtgtgtgtatctgtgtgtgtgtgtatctgtgtgtgtgtgtgtgtgtgtgtgtgtatctgtgtgtgtgtgtatctgtgtgtgtgtgtgtgtgtatctgtgtgtgtgtgtatctgtgtgtgtgtgtatctgtgtgtgtgtgtatctgtgtgtgtgtgtatctgtgtgtgtgtgtgtgtgtatctgtgtgtgtgtgtgtatatgtgtgtgtatccgtgtgtgtgcgtgtgtgtgtctgtgtgtatatgtgtgtgtatctgtgtgtgtgcgtgtgtatgtgtgtgtatgtgtgtgtatctgtgtgtgtgtgtgtgtgtgtgcgtgtatctgtgtgtgtgtgtatctctgtgtgtgtgtgtgagtgtgtgtgtgtgtatctgtgtgtgtatctgtgtgtgtgtgtgtatctgtgtgtgtgtatctgtgtgtgtgtgtatctgtgtatctgtgtgtgtgtgtgtgtgtgtatctgtgtgtgtgtgtgtatatgtgtgtgtatctgtgtgtgtgcgtgtgtgtgtctgtgtgtatatgtgtgtgtatctgtgtgtgtgcatgtgtatgtgtgtgtatgtgtgtgtatctgtgtgtgtgtgtgtatctgtgtgtgtgtgtgtgtgtgtgtgtgtgcgtgtatccgtgtgtgtgtgtatctctgtgtgtgtgtgtgtgagtgtgtgtgtgtgtatctgtgtgtgtgtgtatatgtgtgtgtatctgtgtgtgtgtgtgtatctgtgtgtgtgtgtaggtgtgtgtgtgtgtgtgtgtgcgtgtatctgtgtgtgtgtgtatctgtgtgtgtgtgtatctgtgtgtgtgtgtgtatctgtgtgtgtgtgtgtgtgtgtatctgtgtgtgtgtgtgtatctgtgtgtgtgtgtatctgtgtgtgtgtgtgtatctgtgtgtgtgtgtgtgtgtgtatctgtgtgtgtgtgtgtatctgtgtgtgtgtgtgtgtgtgtgtatctgtgtgtgtgtgtgtatctgtgtgtgtgtgtgtatctgtgtgtgtgtgtgtatctgtgtgtgtgtgtgtgtgtgtgtgtgtgtgtatctgtgtgtgtgtgtgtgtgtgtgtgcgtgtatctgtctctgtactagtcttactggatcttagtgctgcatttgacaccattgaccatggcatcctattgcagacactggagcatttcattggcattaagggaactgcgctgagctggtttaaatcctacctgtcagatcgctctcagtttgtacgcgttaatgacgactcctctgtgctcactaaagtcagctatggagttccgcagggttctgtgcttggaccaattctattcaccttatatatgcttcctttaggtaagattatcaggaagcactcaatacattttcattgctatgcagatgatacccagctatatttatcaatgaaaccggaagaaaccagtcagttaactagactacaagcatgtcttcatgacataaagacctggatgacctgcaattttctgatgctaaactcggacaaaactgaagttatagtattcggccctaaacatcttagaaagtcactttctgatgacatagcagctatggatggcattgcgctggcctccagcaccactgtaaagaatctgggagtcatctttgaccaagacatgtcctttcactcccatgtaaaacaaatttcaaggactgccttttttcacctacgtaatatcgcaaaaatcaggcatattttatctcaaaatgatgcagaaaaactagtccatgcattcgtaacttccaggctggattattgcaattctttactatcaggctgcccaaattcgtacgctgcacgctctcatgtcctaccacggcgtcttactaacttagctccttccccggagtctctgtgctttgtcgtcttgcaggttcccatggacagtgtctgaatctggattgtggatttcagctgcgtctcctgccttggccctgcctgacatccactgcaactgctactgctgttattacatccactgtcactgttactgtgactgcatgtctgtctctctgtctgtctctctctctctctctctctctctgtctctccctctctctctctctctctctctctccctctctctctctctctctccctctctctccctctctctgtctctctctccctctcttgctcttcctctctcacccagccggtggaggcagatggccgtccaccctgatcctggttcagtctgaggtttctgcctgttaaaggaagtttttcctcgtcaCTGTCTctaagtgctgctcatgagggaattgttggtcctctgtagataaagagctcagtctgcagcagctctgtatggaaagtgtcctgagacaacttctgttgtgatttggtgctatacaaataaaactgaattgaattgaattgaattgaattgaagagaTCATGAG is a window encoding:
- the syngr1a gene encoding synaptogyrin-1a isoform X2, which encodes MDGFQAYGAGKAGGAFDPLTFIRQPQTVLFSIVILGCVANEGYVNRPEEVEEFCIFNRNQNACNYAVSMGALCFLCSTGFLALDSYFPQITGVKDRKKAVMADIGVSALWSVVWFVGFCFLANQWQVSKEEDNPLNEGADAARATIIFSFFSVFTWAVQCLLAIHRFKLGADSVIFNQDYVDPNQQEALDEAPPTDE
- the syngr1a gene encoding synaptogyrin-1a isoform X1, encoding MDGFQAYGAGKAGGAFDPLTFIRQPQTVVRILCWLFSIVILGCVANEGYVNRPEEVEEFCIFNRNQNACNYAVSMGALCFLCSTGFLALDSYFPQITGVKDRKKAVMADIGVSALWSVVWFVGFCFLANQWQVSKEEDNPLNEGADAARATIIFSFFSVFTWAVQCLLAIHRFKLGADSVIFNQDYVDPNQQEALDEAPPTDE
- the syngr1a gene encoding synaptogyrin-1a isoform X3, encoding MDGFQAYGAGKAGGAFDPLTFIRQPQTVVRILCWLFSIVILGCVANEGYVNRPEEVEEFCIFNRNQNACNYAVSMGALCFLCSTGFLALDSYFPQITGVKDRKKAVMADIGVSALWSVVWFVGFCFLANQWQVSKEEDNPLNEGADAARATIIFSFFSVFTWGGLTLLSLERLKRVSFEEEYNKLFSPPLA